The genomic region CCATGCGAGCACGGAAACCATGTTTTTTAGCCCGTTTACGAACATTGGGCTGGAAGGTGCGCTTCATAAATATCTCCTAAATTTTTGCGTTATCTCCCGTTTAAGGGTCACAGCGGTATGGGTGGTAAGGGTAAGGGTTTAGGACAAGGTGGGTCAAACCATCTTTTTCCCCCCACCGTAGATTGCTGAAGGGGTCGTTTTTGTGGATAACCACTTGCAATCCTGAGAGATAGCACCTATCTTCGCCCTCTATCCACAGA from Candidatus Nanopelagicus abundans harbors:
- the rpmH gene encoding 50S ribosomal protein L34 — protein: MKRTFQPNVRKRAKKHGFRARMATRGGRGVLSARRAKGRAKISA